The Thermoflavifilum sp. genome contains a region encoding:
- a CDS encoding Ig-like domain-containing domain: MFGYAKMRWNALLVVVLCLLFLSALWQRCANIVPPSGGPKDTIPPRLVQAVPPDSTLHFHSDRIVLTFDEYVQLANNYNDILIFAPRLRRQPIINVKLRTITILFRDTLQPNTTYQINFGNAVQDINEGNAIKDFSYIFSTGGYLDSLQVSGTVLDAETGLPDSNVLVMLYKNLKDSVVSREKPLYYTRTDGRGYFSLHNLPADTFKIFALKEDNNSLMYDDVGKEAIAFLDKPLVLHHDVKGLKLFLFREHPSTDTTHPASSVSSPSNGTSNKFTVQMNLDNGKQSLITPLQLQFSQPVAYIDTSGLSLLEDTTWHPIAFQLKMADSLHQQLQIFAQWKENTPYHLRIADSAIIDTAHQALQADTLSFETRSLSDYGSVELRLHGLDTTYRRYVLQIVKDQRVVYHTKIQNDTIKIPLFDPGEYQIRILKDDNDNGQWDTGVYYGPHPHQPERVIAVPGKITVRANWDNTWIVDVPAD; the protein is encoded by the coding sequence ATGTTCGGCTATGCAAAAATGCGATGGAATGCTTTGCTTGTCGTCGTGTTGTGTCTGCTTTTTTTGAGTGCATTATGGCAGCGTTGTGCCAATATTGTCCCTCCATCGGGCGGACCCAAAGACACGATACCCCCCCGGCTGGTGCAGGCTGTGCCGCCCGATTCCACCCTGCATTTCCATAGTGATCGGATTGTGTTGACCTTCGATGAGTATGTGCAACTGGCCAACAATTATAACGACATTCTCATCTTTGCTCCGCGCCTGCGTCGCCAGCCCATCATCAATGTGAAGCTGCGTACCATTACCATTTTGTTCAGAGACACCCTGCAACCCAATACCACCTATCAAATCAATTTCGGCAATGCTGTTCAGGATATCAATGAAGGCAACGCCATCAAGGATTTTTCTTACATCTTTTCTACGGGAGGATATCTGGATTCCCTGCAGGTAAGCGGTACCGTGCTGGATGCGGAAACGGGATTGCCCGATAGCAATGTGCTGGTGATGCTGTATAAAAACCTCAAAGACTCAGTGGTCAGTCGCGAAAAACCGCTGTATTATACGCGAACAGATGGTAGAGGATATTTTTCGCTGCACAATTTGCCTGCAGATACTTTTAAAATTTTTGCTTTAAAAGAAGACAACAATAGCCTGATGTATGATGATGTAGGGAAGGAAGCGATTGCTTTTCTTGATAAACCGCTTGTGTTGCACCATGACGTAAAGGGATTAAAGCTGTTTCTATTTCGAGAACATCCATCAACCGATACCACACATCCGGCTTCGTCGGTATCATCACCCTCAAACGGAACGTCGAATAAGTTTACCGTGCAGATGAATCTCGATAATGGGAAACAATCGCTTATTACGCCGCTGCAGTTGCAATTTTCACAACCGGTTGCCTATATCGACACCAGTGGTTTATCATTATTAGAAGATACAACATGGCATCCCATTGCATTTCAACTGAAAATGGCCGATAGCCTTCACCAGCAATTGCAGATTTTTGCACAATGGAAAGAAAATACACCTTATCACTTGCGTATTGCCGACAGCGCCATCATCGATACGGCGCATCAGGCGCTGCAGGCTGATACGCTTTCTTTTGAAACCAGAAGTTTGTCGGACTACGGCAGTGTTGAATTACGACTACATGGACTGGACACAACTTATCGACGTTATGTATTGCAAATCGTCAAAGATCAGCGGGTTGTTTATCATACAAAAATCCAAAATGATACGATCAAGATTCCGTTGTTTGATCCGGGTGAATATCAAATCCGCATCCTGAAAGATGATAATGACAACGGACAATGGGATACCGGTGTATATTATGGCCCGCATCCCCATCAACCCGAGCGTGTGATAGCCGTTCCGGGGAAAATCACTGTGCGTGCTAACTGGGACAATACCTGGATCGTTGACGTACCTGCAGACTGA